acaataattggaatttcgcatcagggtacttcctcctgtagtcaataaggatgacaaccaaggagattctttagtgccttccaagattttgcgtagatagttagggtatggagtaaaggttttgtgggtatatctcttgtaagcccttccaagactataactcggccactagggccacctaggggtttaaaggcttattgcatacgctaaatgcaatcgacgatgcctgcgacagtgagttaggattttatttttgatttactcgaggacgagcaaataattagtttgggggtatttgatagaaacattttCGTGTCTGATATGATCTCGATTCTATCTATTTTtaatgctcaattttgtatttatgatggttttttatgtctttctaggtgtttttgaaggaataagcatttgcggtgaaattggctcgaaaagtggtatttgcgctcgtgggagaaaatcactaaaggcaccccaatttGGACAAGGAGCACACAACTGTTAAGGGGTACCACTGTTATTTGCACCCCAGATGTGCTATTTACACCCAGTGGCTAAATGGAGTCCACCACTGTATAAGGGGACACCCTTTATTCACCAACTCAAATCGAATTTGGCGGGAAGATTTTATACTCGTCTGTATCGCGTCTGCATACTGCATGAATTTTCTGGATCGAGTTGATGAGTTGTTGTCGGATTTTTCTCGCTGGAAAGGATTGGTTTGGGcctgtttaatccaaacaggattGGTAATTGGATTGGGttcgaaaaaagagaagatttctACAGAATCTCGACAAAACAGGGGACAATAAATATCGGGTTTATGAGGAAAGAGAATAAAGGTGCATATCGATCGGTTTGAGTCTGTTGCGACAAGGCAGGGATGAGTGACGTATTGGAATCAAAAATGAAGGCATGAAATCTTCTGTAAAACAGGGAAGTGATATTTTATCCGGTAGGTGCTGCTAAATCTGGAAGTTACGAGAGATAAAAAGGAAGGAAATCCCAAGTCTTTTGgtcgaaaaaaaagaaaaattatatttGGGAATATTCGGCAGCTGTGATGTATATAAGAGGTGCTGGGACTCAGTGAAGGATCCATCGAgtagtttggggtcgatagaatGGGAGCAGAGAAGCAcaggtgaagttgcaggaatattcacctgctgTTGGTaagaagagaagctgaagaacattggacagacaaggacagtcgcagaggcagtctttttcaaacagcataacagaagtatcgttgttcaacaataatagacaacatatatcataagcttgtcatcttttctctgtaacagttcaacccGTTCAACATCTGTTTGTAACGCCTTTCTAACGTTGCAAACTgtttgctttattagttttctcttgtttttcacagttttgagctataaacacctattttgagaacgtgaataatatgaggagctaaactccaacactgggatgacggaggaagccatgtttcacaatttcttggtaactataatgattcttcatgactttttgcattgatttaattgttttatgattttttttaattagttgtgaagtcgtatgatgatgtatgcttggtctaagtgcttttgatgcatcatgctagtgatttacagttaatctttttaaaatctaccctagcaaagaattagagtcaataaactagagctataattgtctaagaattgattgttgaaccacatgatatgaggtttggtggaatcctgagtctcagtaatctctcgacattgtgacaaaccttgtgtatatattttatttatttttattgttttctatttttaaatctgaaatcagtctcaacaagtccgagaaacgaacactttacttaccactgcaAAATTACATCATTGTTGCATATCGGAATTCAAGAATCCCGattagattatttggatacgattagattgatcttggatattgatttttgggttcgtccaagtactcttcttaacaatcaggttcacatacTCCTTTATCTATATACAATACTGATTGGgaagagataaagatataaactctttatacatattgtcaaggatcattaagctGGTCTACTTGCATTCATATAAGGTTTTatccatacaggttgtcgaacgaaaaagttggtggtgtacttggtacccccgcgttttcagatAGCTTAGATGATGTCTAAATAACTACCTCAGGTGTCACTGTCATCCTCGCATTTACCTGTtggagaatattttttttgttaaaatctaAAGAAATTTAAGAGCCTAAATTGTTGGATTTCTACAGGATCTTGTTGGAGATGCCCTAAGAGCTAATACCTCTACAGAGCTGACATGGAATATATCGTGAACCTTGTAAATGTATGCCACAAGACTCTCGAGAATATTATAGTATATCAACTCCTATGACAAAAATTCACGTCCACAATAGTCCACAAAAAACTTGTAACAATAAAATATTCACAACACAAATCTAGACTCTAGAAGCCAAAGTGTCTTTTTAGGTGAGTCCATAAGAGGTTTTCAAATGATTGTATGTGGAATATGGTGGCTCAACAACCAAATCATCCTCAGTGAATGGCTCAAACGCTCATCTCGGCTTGATCAAAGTTATTTTAATTagggctttttacaaaaatagcCTGTTTTTTTTATGGTTTGCAAAACTAGGCCtgttttattatttattgcaaaactaggcaagttttgaccaaaagtgatggatggaaagttagcacgtTAGATGTAACTAAAAATACCTAAAAGTCCTTTGAACCGGTTATTGTGACCCAACCAGATGTGTGTTGACTCTGTATACGTCACCACATAGTGTGTGCGTGGCACTGCGTACGTGGCACCGCTTACCTGGCACTGCTTCCGTGGCACTGCGTACGTGGCAgtcttatcttcttctccataaatCTTGTCTATAAATGAACATCTCCACAACCACATAAATCTGTTTCTCTtcattttcagatctgaaaaaaTGGGTGGTGGTATGAATGACAAAGCAAGTACTTCAAGTAGTATGATAGTGTGTTTAGTGTGTGAAATGGAAGAAGATCATGAAACAAAGGCATGTTCATGGGTTTATTCAAGGTGTAAACATGTACCTTGTAATGGAGTAAGAGCTTTGTTGATGTCTAAAACAGATGTAAGTAATGGAAAGTTGTTCTTTAAATGCTTGAATCCTACCTGCAACTACTTTGAGTGGTTTTCTCAAGCTTCTTCCCATTCTTCAACACTTCCAATCAAGCTTCCATCAGCTCATGGTTGTATTTCCTGTGGAGAAGAAAATCACAGTGTTACAAACTGTCCATTGAAGCTTCAAAAATGCTTTAAAGACCACTGCAACTCTCAATTAGAACCGAAGATATGCAAAAATCAACATAATTTCAACATAGCATACCTTGTGTGCAAGAAGAAATCTTGTGATGCATTCAGATGGTCTTCAGATGCTCTTGTCATTGAAAGCAAAGAAACAATGAAGGGTAAAGTGTAtgaaatatgcaaggaatttaagaaaaatctgaaaatgtagcctgcaacaattttataataaatttattttaatttcagaacttgcattgtcttacaaaagcatccattcatccattcacaaaagataaccaaattgaaacacaaaatcAACCAACACAAACATAGAATCAGATTTTCATGtacttctttggtttcttcttctttccctttggATCTGCAACTGTGAAGGTGACTTTGTTGTTGACAGATCCAACATGTTTGTTATTCTGATTGAAAGTAGGTTGAGAAGAAGCCTTTCTCTTACTCCCTTGGCCTGATTTTGCAGCACCTTGTTTAGAAGATTCACTAACACATGTTTTGGAACTGTTGTTGTTCTTCATTCCATCTTAGCGGTAGTAGCTGCACCTGCAGAAGCACTAACAACTGGTTTCTTTCTGTTGTACTTTCTTTTTGATGGTTCAGGGACATAAGTAGATGATGTTGATCCATCAACAAAGGTTCTAGGCTTGTTTTCCTATGGATTCTTTCCAACCTCTCCATCACTACAAGTTACTGCATAGTGGCCATAAACTCCACACTTCTTacactttctcattttcttcacacTTCCAGCTTCATCATAAGAAGGAATCCTCTTCTTCCTTGGCCTTCCAGTTTTCCTTATGATAACAGGAGGATTAATGAACTCTACCAGTATATTCTatacaaagaaagaaagaaagagaatatATTGGTTAAGATATGAAACCCTTAAAGGTTGTGTACTATATAAAGCATGTATGAAACCCTAAAAGAATCTTTGTTATTATTAAATCaatatctttatttttaataaaactAATGCTCTTACCCAGTTAATTTCAGCTGATAATGGTTCAAACTCTGGAGCATATGTCTTTTTGTAATATTCCACACTGTACACAGGGTCATAGTAGCTACAACATGAAATCATACAAGCACATATACAAATTATCAGTTTATAAGATTGAGTAAGGAAAAATAAAGGGaacataacaaatcaaaacataGGAATGAAACTCTGGAATGAAAAGAGAGTGTGACTTACTCAGCCCAGTTTGGTTTCAAAGGTGTTAAAGCACATACATCATGTTGACAAGGAAACCCCCTCAGCTGCCACTGCAAACAACTACATGTCTTTTTGGGAAGATCCACAACAAACACAACATCATGAACACTCTTGACATCATACACCTTTCCCCTTACAGCTCCAGTTAACTCAAACAGATGAGTTAAGTCCTGCATCTTTGTAATCAGCTTCATTGCCTTTGGCATTATCTGACCATCCTGCCACTTTTCACATTCATTCCTCCTCTTGAAGAAAAGACCCATCACCATTCTAGCATACATTTGTCCAAGTGTAATGATAGGCTTATCCCTGAAGGGCTTGGCCATGTTGTTGAAAGATTCTGAGAAATTATTGTTAATGTGCTCACActtgctatcatttgagaaatgAGACCTAGACCAGCATTCAAGTTTTTTATCTAGGAGATACAGTGCAActttatcatcctcaacaaacaATTTATCCATGTGTTGctaaaaacaaacataaatagTATCAAACTCATGTTTGTAATACTTGCAATTACATTATATTGTTATGAGAAATGAGAATACATGACAGTGTCTCTTCTTGTAACATTTGGCAACATTCTAGAAATGAGTATGTAAGTTGTATGACTTGAAATACTTCTTGAAATTCTTCATCAAATGTCTGCCAAGTAGCCAAGTAATAGTTAGTCATTGAACTGATATTGTTAGGAAATATTAAAAAAGGAAATAGATTAACAATAATATAACATTACCTGAAACATAATCTGTGCCCATCCAAGCAGAAGTATTTGTCACAAGCTTCACTAATCCCCTTCTGCTTGTCTGATATAATGGTGAAATGCAAGTCTTCACCCAGTATAACTTTCAAGTCTTTGAGAAATATCTTCCAATTCTCAATGATTTCATTCCTACACACCATTATACCAAGAGGAAGTAAACCATTATGACCATCTAGACCTGTTGCAACCATTAACACGCCACCATACTTCCCATACAAATGGCAATCATCCAATCCAATGATTTTCCTACATCCATCCAAGAATCCTTCTATAGCAGGCTTGAAGCAGAGTGTCATTGACAAGAATGTGTTGTCTGTGCTTCCATATGAGAAACTAGCTACACTGCCAGGCATTTTTTCCTGCAATTACAACAAAGTAATGTTAATGCCATATAATTTGTAATATTAAGTCATGTTGCTCTAACTAAAGACAAACATTAACCATTACAACAAAGTAATGTTACCTTCACCATTTCGCAGAATGCAGGAATTTTCTTGTACTGCTCCTCATAGCTTCCATAAAGGTTCTACAACACAATATTTATTGCTCTCCAGGATGTATGGTACTTAATGTTCaccttcattgttttgttgaactcATTTGCCAATGACTCAGGATCAAGGATGTTGTTTTTGTTTCCAAGAGTCTCCAACCTTTCCATGTACTAATCAACTACAAATGTTGGATTTGCACATCTGTTCTCCCCTTTAACATTTCCATTGCATGTGTGCTTCAGATTCCAAATTCTCAGAGTAAATGTAGTTCCTTCACCCTTCATAACTCTTTCATAAATGAACATAGGACACTTGGTCTTATGATTATGAATGCACTTCACCCTAATCTTATAGTTGTTTGAATCACTAAACTTAACCTGATGTTTATGATTTATACAGTAGGATCTCAAATGCTTCTTGAATGCTTTCTTGCTGACAAACTTGTTTCCCTTCTCTAGGCTATAAGGATCCACTTGTTCAAAAGTAACTCCCTCAGGGAACATCTCTTCAGCTTCCCCCTCCTTAAAATGTTGTGCATGGTCTTCGTCAAAGTGTGTGTTATCATGAGGCTTTGAACATTTAGGCCCATCAGTATTGTTGTTTTCTGATACTATAAGTTCAAGCCCATCAGTCTTGTTAATTTCTGATACAAATTCCCAAAAACAAATGATTCAGTTAGAGTTCAAACAAacattaacaaacaaa
This portion of the Papaver somniferum cultivar HN1 chromosome 11, ASM357369v1, whole genome shotgun sequence genome encodes:
- the LOC113324294 gene encoding uncharacterized protein LOC113324294, whose product is MERLETLGNKNNILDPESLANEFNKTMKNLYGSYEEQYKKIPAFCEMVKEKMPGSVASFSYGSTDNTFLSMTLCFKPAIEGFLDGCRKIIGLDDCHLYGKYGGVLMVATGLDGHNGLLPLGIMVCRNEIIENWKIFLKDLKVILGEDLHFTIISDKQKGISEACDKYFCLDGHRLCFSSMTNYYLATWQTFDEEFQEQHMDKLFVEDDKVALYLLDKKLECWSRSHFSNDSKCEHINNNFSESFNNMAKPFRDKPIITLGQMYARMVMGLFFKRRNECEKWQDGQIMPKAMKLITKMQDLTHLFELTGAVRGKVYDVKSVHDVVFVVDLPKKTCSCLQWQLRGFPCQHDVCALTPLKPNWADYYDPVYSVEYYKKTYAPEFEPLSAEINWNILVEFINPPVIIRKTGRPRKKRIPSYDEAGSVKKMRKCKKCGVYGHYAVTCSDGEVGKNP